In one Pyxidicoccus xibeiensis genomic region, the following are encoded:
- the phnD gene encoding phosphate/phosphite/phosphonate ABC transporter substrate-binding protein, with the protein MTPVSAPSRFSKRRYPLARVAAMLLAFGPSVASLTAHAQPPAASSAPAAKAKTVRMAMTAAFVSESGMPVYGRIATYLSKKLGTEFSFVTGQSYGAVDKMLDAGTVEVAFVCGLPYVLKHDANKAAVHLVAAPVMKHARYGNKPKYFSDLIVRKDSKFKKLEDLRGATFVYNEEASNSGYNMPRYKLLKLGQTQGFFGKLVRSGSHEESIRMVATGKADASFVDSLVLDFDRETGNGWASEVSVIDSLGPAGIPPVVVSGKAPAELRQRIKDALVTMHKDPDGRRILDDALVDRFVEVDDSNYNDVRQQHQAAVKAGFTTIK; encoded by the coding sequence ATGACGCCCGTGTCTGCCCCCTCCCGCTTCTCGAAGCGCCGCTACCCCCTTGCCCGCGTGGCCGCGATGCTCCTGGCCTTCGGGCCCTCCGTGGCGAGCCTGACGGCCCACGCGCAGCCCCCGGCCGCCAGCAGTGCTCCCGCCGCGAAAGCCAAGACGGTGCGGATGGCGATGACCGCCGCGTTCGTGTCGGAGAGTGGCATGCCCGTCTACGGGCGCATCGCCACGTATCTCAGCAAGAAGCTCGGCACGGAGTTCAGCTTCGTCACCGGCCAGTCCTATGGCGCCGTGGACAAGATGCTCGACGCGGGCACCGTCGAGGTCGCCTTCGTCTGCGGCCTGCCCTACGTCCTCAAGCACGACGCCAACAAGGCCGCCGTGCACCTCGTCGCCGCGCCGGTGATGAAGCACGCGCGCTACGGCAACAAGCCCAAGTACTTCTCCGACCTCATCGTCCGCAAGGACAGCAAGTTCAAGAAGCTGGAGGACCTGCGCGGCGCGACCTTCGTCTACAACGAGGAGGCCTCCAACTCGGGCTACAACATGCCCCGCTACAAGCTGCTGAAGCTCGGGCAGACGCAGGGCTTCTTCGGCAAGCTCGTGCGCTCCGGCTCCCATGAGGAGTCCATCCGCATGGTGGCCACCGGCAAGGCGGATGCGAGCTTCGTGGACAGCCTGGTCCTCGACTTCGACCGGGAGACCGGCAACGGGTGGGCCAGCGAGGTGTCGGTCATCGACTCGCTCGGGCCCGCGGGCATTCCCCCGGTGGTCGTGTCGGGCAAGGCGCCCGCGGAGCTGCGCCAGCGCATCAAGGATGCCCTCGTCACGATGCACAAGGACCCGGACGGGCGCCGCATCCTCGATGACGCGCTGGTCGACCGCTTCGTCGAGGTGGACGACAGCAACTACAACGACGTCCGTCAGCAGCATCAGGCGGCCGTGAAGGCGGGCTTCACCACCATCAAGTGA
- a CDS encoding ABC transporter substrate-binding protein, producing MSPRRDVKRLRGLAPWLLLGALTCAGAVLAEPGVSPTEVVLGQPAAFSGPSAGLGVEMWRGASAAFAEANAAGGVHGRKVRIVAADDALNPEQAAPAALRLLKEQQVFALFGGVGDATLMKVLPVLLRAFQREQAFYFAPSSGAQPQREPPWEPAVFNVRASYRQEIRAIVDAFIALGRRRIGLFVQNDAFGAIGRDAILRALQDYGLKPAADATYRKGQDFTVSTQPQLEVLRAGKTDAIIAIGTAQACAALIRDARLAGWDLPIHSPSVVGADALVSLLRAEEQRVSKPLLGNLIFTQVVPSYDDTDLDLVQQYRAAMERHRPTAPPGLGGGYTPASLYSFGSLEGYISARAMLAVLEKTGPELTRQRFHAAAESMGKFDLGLRAVGELSPTRHQVLSKVWFTYVTAEGWRTTSAPGTVLR from the coding sequence ATGAGTCCACGACGCGACGTGAAGCGCCTACGCGGGTTGGCCCCCTGGCTGTTGCTGGGAGCCCTGACGTGCGCCGGGGCGGTCCTGGCCGAGCCAGGAGTGAGTCCGACGGAGGTGGTGCTCGGACAGCCCGCTGCCTTCAGCGGCCCGTCCGCGGGCCTCGGCGTGGAGATGTGGCGCGGGGCCTCGGCGGCCTTCGCGGAGGCGAACGCCGCGGGCGGCGTCCACGGCCGCAAGGTCCGCATCGTCGCCGCCGACGACGCGCTCAATCCCGAGCAGGCGGCCCCGGCTGCCCTGCGGCTGCTGAAGGAGCAGCAGGTCTTCGCCCTCTTCGGCGGCGTAGGCGACGCCACGCTGATGAAGGTCCTGCCCGTGCTGCTGCGTGCCTTCCAACGGGAGCAGGCCTTCTACTTCGCGCCGTCATCCGGCGCGCAGCCCCAGCGCGAGCCGCCGTGGGAGCCGGCCGTGTTCAACGTCCGGGCCTCCTACCGCCAGGAGATTCGCGCCATCGTGGATGCCTTCATCGCCCTGGGGCGCCGCCGCATCGGCCTGTTCGTCCAGAACGACGCATTCGGCGCCATTGGCCGGGATGCCATCCTTCGAGCGCTCCAGGACTACGGCCTCAAGCCCGCGGCGGATGCCACCTACCGGAAGGGGCAGGACTTCACCGTCAGCACCCAGCCGCAGCTCGAGGTCCTGCGCGCGGGGAAGACGGACGCCATCATCGCCATCGGCACCGCCCAGGCCTGTGCCGCGCTGATTCGCGACGCGCGACTGGCCGGCTGGGACCTTCCCATCCACAGCCCCTCGGTGGTGGGCGCCGACGCCCTCGTCTCCCTGCTGCGCGCCGAGGAGCAGCGGGTGAGCAAGCCGCTGCTGGGCAACCTCATCTTCACCCAGGTCGTCCCGTCCTATGACGACACGGACCTCGACCTCGTCCAGCAGTACCGGGCCGCCATGGAGCGCCACCGGCCCACGGCGCCCCCGGGCCTGGGCGGTGGCTACACCCCTGCATCGCTCTACAGCTTCGGCTCCCTGGAGGGCTACATCAGCGCCCGGGCGATGCTGGCCGTCCTGGAGAAGACGGGCCCGGAGCTGACCCGCCAGCGGTTCCACGCCGCCGCCGAGTCGATGGGCAAGTTCGACCTGGGGCTGCGCGCCGTCGGGGAGCTGTCGCCCACCCGGCACCAGGTGCTGAGCAAGGTCTGGTTCACCTATGTCACGGCCGAGGGCTGGCGGACGACGTCCGCACCCGGGACGGTGCTGCGATGA
- the arsB gene encoding ACR3 family arsenite efflux transporter, with amino-acid sequence MTATTASNSIVKKLSLIDRFLPVWIFAAMGLGIGLGRAFPDLGARLDTVKLDTVSLPIAIGLLWMMYPVLAKVRYGELGRLRTRGKLFTTSLVLNWVVGPVLMFALAWLFLPDLPHYRNGLVLIGLARCIAMVLIWNMLACGSNEVAAVLVALNSVFQILFYSVLGWLFLTVIPGWLGADVTAFDVSMWSIARSVLIFLGVPLVAGALTRIVLTRLKGEAWYEQRFLPRLGPTALIGLLYTIVLMFAMQGEKITRLPLDVVRISLPLVVYFVIMFTSAFFLSRKLGFSYEETASLSFTAAGNNFELAIAVAVGVFGMASGEALAGVVGPLIEVPALIALVYLSLWLKRRLFPAAGEAVLPTDRFQSTESSR; translated from the coding sequence ATGACCGCCACCACGGCCTCTAACAGCATCGTCAAGAAGCTTTCCCTCATCGACCGGTTCCTGCCGGTGTGGATTTTCGCCGCCATGGGCCTGGGAATCGGCCTGGGCCGCGCCTTCCCGGACCTCGGCGCCCGGCTGGACACGGTGAAGCTGGACACCGTGTCGCTGCCCATCGCCATCGGCCTCTTGTGGATGATGTACCCGGTGCTCGCGAAGGTGCGCTATGGCGAGCTGGGCCGGCTGCGCACGCGCGGCAAGCTCTTCACCACCTCGCTGGTGCTCAACTGGGTGGTGGGGCCGGTGCTGATGTTCGCCCTGGCCTGGCTCTTCCTGCCGGACCTTCCGCACTACCGCAACGGGCTGGTGCTCATCGGACTGGCGCGCTGCATCGCCATGGTCCTCATCTGGAACATGCTGGCGTGCGGCAGCAACGAGGTGGCCGCCGTGCTGGTGGCCCTCAACTCCGTCTTCCAGATTCTCTTCTACTCGGTGCTCGGCTGGCTCTTCCTCACCGTCATTCCGGGCTGGCTGGGCGCGGATGTCACCGCGTTCGACGTGTCCATGTGGAGCATCGCCAGGAGCGTGCTCATCTTCCTGGGCGTCCCCCTGGTGGCCGGGGCGCTGACGCGCATCGTCCTCACGCGGCTCAAGGGAGAGGCGTGGTACGAGCAGCGCTTCCTGCCGCGCCTGGGCCCCACCGCGCTCATCGGCCTGCTCTACACCATCGTCCTGATGTTCGCGATGCAGGGGGAGAAGATCACCCGCCTGCCGCTCGACGTGGTGCGCATCTCCCTCCCGCTGGTCGTCTACTTCGTCATCATGTTCACCAGCGCGTTCTTCCTCTCGCGCAAGCTGGGCTTCAGCTACGAGGAGACGGCGTCGCTGTCCTTCACGGCGGCGGGCAACAACTTCGAGCTGGCCATCGCGGTGGCGGTGGGCGTCTTCGGCATGGCCTCCGGTGAGGCGCTTGCCGGAGTGGTGGGGCCACTCATCGAAGTGCCCGCGCTCATCGCCCTCGTCTACCTGTCGCTCTGGCTCAAGCGCCGCCTCTTCCCGGCGGCGGGAGAGGCCGTGCTGCCCACGGACCGCTTCCAGTCGACGGAGTCCTCGCGATGA
- a CDS encoding methyl-accepting chemotaxis protein gives MSAPGRRLTGRWDPLSLRFGLAAKLMLISAGVTLLVCATLMLQASTRMTATMRGAFTANGEALALSLASAAEQSAGGNIALLQSAIDSGQTLAHVRYIYIQESDGTIVAHTFVPTFPTGIEQHNPLEMGELSAGARVKVNPGLEFTAYGDPIRAIDVAAPISGGALGTVHVGMDLDAISTEVTSLRRALMLWAGLVLLVGVLLSYVAYNLMLLRPLRHLAHVTGRIVESNDLAQVVTVNSRDELGQLARSFAMMVEKLRQFQSSLRGSVGVLTESASRLDADTSEQSAMIHRQAAALQQTRVTIDEINQTSMMASGRANSILEVAVRADEVVRTGEDALQKTMGGLNDIQGVVQQMAEMVTQLGKRTAQIHGIAETVRELGAQSNMLAINAAIEAARAGESGRSFGVVAREIRALADQSMRETHRVTAILAEVSDTVAQAVKSSENGSVRLQVGLSQVAVSGDKLRELSSILTESTSGVRQIAAAVSQQSTGVNEIFTALKSLDAMMVETTPRVASTQKAASALKDLSVKVSELVSHYNA, from the coding sequence ATGAGCGCCCCGGGAAGGCGTCTCACGGGCCGGTGGGACCCGCTGTCGCTGCGGTTCGGCCTCGCCGCCAAGCTCATGCTCATCAGCGCCGGCGTGACGCTGCTGGTCTGCGCCACGCTCATGCTCCAGGCGTCCACCCGCATGACCGCGACGATGCGCGGCGCGTTCACCGCCAACGGAGAGGCGCTCGCGCTGTCGCTGGCGTCGGCCGCCGAGCAGAGCGCGGGCGGCAACATCGCCCTGCTCCAGAGCGCCATCGACTCCGGACAGACGCTTGCCCATGTGCGCTACATCTACATCCAGGAGTCCGACGGGACCATCGTCGCGCACACCTTCGTCCCCACCTTTCCCACCGGCATCGAGCAACACAACCCGTTGGAGATGGGCGAGCTGTCGGCTGGCGCGCGCGTGAAGGTGAACCCCGGCCTGGAGTTCACGGCCTACGGCGACCCCATCCGCGCCATCGACGTGGCGGCGCCCATCTCCGGCGGCGCGCTGGGCACCGTGCACGTCGGCATGGACCTCGACGCCATCTCGACGGAGGTCACCTCGCTGCGGCGGGCCCTCATGCTGTGGGCGGGCCTCGTCCTGCTCGTGGGCGTGCTGCTGAGCTACGTGGCCTACAACCTCATGCTGCTGCGGCCCTTGCGGCACCTGGCCCACGTCACCGGCCGCATCGTCGAGTCCAATGACCTGGCGCAGGTCGTGACGGTGAACTCCCGGGACGAGCTGGGGCAGCTGGCGCGCTCGTTCGCGATGATGGTGGAGAAGCTGCGGCAGTTCCAGTCGAGCCTCCGCGGGTCGGTGGGGGTGCTGACGGAGTCGGCGAGCCGGCTCGATGCGGACACCTCCGAGCAGAGCGCGATGATCCACCGTCAGGCCGCGGCGCTGCAGCAGACGCGGGTCACCATCGACGAAATCAACCAGACCTCGATGATGGCCTCCGGGCGCGCGAACTCCATTCTCGAGGTGGCGGTGCGCGCGGACGAGGTGGTCCGCACTGGCGAGGACGCCCTGCAGAAGACCATGGGGGGCCTCAACGACATCCAGGGGGTCGTCCAGCAGATGGCGGAGATGGTGACGCAGCTCGGAAAGCGGACCGCGCAGATTCACGGCATCGCGGAGACGGTGCGGGAGCTGGGGGCCCAGTCCAACATGCTGGCCATCAACGCCGCCATCGAGGCGGCCCGGGCGGGAGAGTCGGGCCGGAGCTTCGGCGTCGTCGCCCGGGAGATTCGGGCGCTGGCGGACCAGTCCATGCGCGAGACGCACCGGGTCACCGCCATCCTCGCGGAGGTGTCGGACACCGTGGCGCAGGCCGTGAAGAGCTCGGAGAACGGCTCGGTCCGGCTGCAGGTGGGGCTGTCCCAGGTGGCGGTGTCCGGCGACAAGCTCCGGGAGCTCTCCAGCATCCTCACGGAGAGCACGTCGGGCGTGAGGCAGATTGCCGCGGCGGTGAGCCAGCAGAGCACGGGGGTGAATGAAATCTTCACCGCGCTCAAGAGCCTGGACGCGATGATGGTGGAGACCACGCCCCGTGTCGCCTCCACCCAGAAGGCCGCCAGCGCCTTGAAGGACCTCTCCGTGAAGGTGTCGGAGCTGGTCAGCCACTACAACGCCTGA
- the sitA6 gene encoding SitA6 family polymorphic toxin lipoprotein, translating to MRSLHALLLLWLAVSWSGCATVTPRVSAETECEDPGADQCVTLLCLGDACGFYRCEDMPGEVELARFPPSVGPPTPAAPGGRPRRNWGGAGKLPGGAVMVFPNWNGAPEQIIPPSRQLPPGRWEKHHIFPQQEELARWFEKQGVRIHDFTMPLPFEVHQRIHREGGNGGPWNRSWLDFKRLNPRATPEEIYKHAGELIYRFQLTDGPVQPYYSRPGT from the coding sequence ATGCGAAGCCTTCACGCGCTCCTGCTCTTGTGGCTTGCCGTGTCCTGGTCGGGCTGCGCCACCGTCACGCCACGGGTGTCGGCAGAGACGGAATGCGAAGACCCCGGGGCGGACCAGTGCGTCACCCTCCTGTGCCTCGGTGACGCCTGCGGCTTCTACCGGTGCGAGGACATGCCCGGTGAGGTCGAACTGGCGCGCTTCCCGCCCTCGGTGGGGCCTCCGACGCCTGCGGCACCAGGAGGGCGGCCCCGGAGGAACTGGGGCGGCGCGGGGAAGCTGCCCGGTGGCGCTGTCATGGTCTTCCCCAACTGGAACGGCGCGCCCGAGCAGATCATCCCGCCTTCACGCCAGCTCCCGCCCGGCAGATGGGAGAAGCACCACATCTTTCCCCAGCAGGAGGAACTGGCGAGGTGGTTCGAAAAGCAAGGCGTCAGAATCCACGATTTCACCATGCCCCTTCCATTCGAAGTTCATCAACGGATTCACCGCGAGGGAGGGAACGGAGGACCATGGAACCGATCCTGGCTCGACTTCAAGCGCCTGAATCCCAGGGCTACGCCAGAGGAGATCTACAAGCACGCGGGAGAACTCATCTATCGCTTCCAGCTCACGGACGGCCCCGTTCAGCCCTACTATTCTCGCCCCGGGACATGA
- a CDS encoding EAL domain-containing protein, which translates to MSPPSSSTPAPAWLWNGDEPSVTSVFQPIVDLLHGEVIGHEVLSRGPGEWREPQVLFTHARAKGFTWELERACWTAALRCISTLPDEQRRAPFFFNVSPDVLSDPRFGDGSTIELLARYGLNPKHLVLEITEKAAFDDIELIQRLTRQRAAEGFGIALDDFGAGHSGLVTLVHSAPQFIKLDQALVRDIHRYSYQQHLVKSLVAFASSVDAILIAEGVETWDELAVLLRLGIRYVQGYLVARPAPSPVIPNGEFQARRHQAMRALDFREGTGEDDETVGSMIIRRTCGDAGMSAEDVRRLFHDTPALDHVVLLEGERPSALVTRRHAPSMNDRPLVVEDRMAITTLARLAMKRPPEWLYEPVVVTDAQGVFLGTVTMKQVILRATELLERRGTR; encoded by the coding sequence ATGAGCCCCCCCTCCTCCTCCACGCCGGCCCCCGCCTGGCTGTGGAACGGTGACGAGCCGAGCGTCACGTCCGTGTTCCAGCCCATCGTGGACCTCCTGCACGGCGAGGTCATCGGCCACGAGGTGCTGTCACGAGGGCCAGGCGAGTGGCGGGAGCCGCAGGTGCTCTTCACGCATGCGCGGGCGAAGGGCTTCACGTGGGAGCTGGAGCGCGCGTGCTGGACGGCGGCGCTGCGGTGCATCTCCACGCTGCCGGACGAGCAGCGGCGCGCGCCCTTCTTCTTCAACGTCAGCCCGGACGTGCTGAGCGACCCGCGCTTCGGGGACGGCTCCACGATTGAGCTGCTGGCGCGCTACGGGCTGAACCCGAAGCACCTGGTGCTGGAAATCACGGAGAAGGCGGCGTTCGACGACATCGAGCTGATTCAGCGGCTGACGCGGCAGCGCGCGGCGGAGGGCTTCGGGATTGCGCTGGACGACTTCGGCGCGGGGCACTCGGGGCTGGTGACGCTGGTGCACAGCGCGCCGCAGTTCATCAAGCTGGACCAGGCGCTGGTGCGCGACATCCACCGGTACAGCTACCAGCAGCACCTGGTGAAGTCGCTGGTGGCGTTCGCCTCCAGCGTGGACGCCATCCTCATCGCGGAGGGCGTGGAGACGTGGGACGAGCTGGCGGTGCTGCTGCGGCTGGGCATCCGCTACGTGCAGGGCTACCTGGTGGCCCGCCCCGCTCCGTCGCCCGTGATTCCCAACGGGGAGTTCCAGGCGCGGCGCCACCAGGCGATGCGCGCGCTGGACTTCCGCGAGGGCACGGGCGAGGACGACGAGACGGTGGGGAGCATGATCATCCGCCGCACCTGCGGTGACGCGGGCATGTCGGCGGAGGACGTGCGCCGGCTCTTCCACGACACGCCCGCGCTGGACCATGTGGTGCTGCTGGAGGGTGAGCGGCCGTCGGCGCTGGTGACGCGGCGGCACGCGCCGTCGATGAACGACCGCCCGCTGGTGGTGGAGGACCGCATGGCCATCACCACGCTGGCGCGGCTGGCCATGAAGCGCCCGCCGGAGTGGCTCTACGAGCCCGTGGTGGTGACGGATGCGCAGGGCGTCTTCCTGGGCACGGTGACGATGAAGCAGGTCATCCTCCGCGCCACGGAGTTGCTGGAGCGGCGCGGGACGCGGTAA
- the sitI6 gene encoding SitI6 family double-CXXCG motif immunity protein has product MTRFFWMQEDEVVAAKYGGYIEASHRWGLPGARCHACGATWSDVGHEYPCVDLSQLPERGEFKIPRPESFTEFARLRELVRPLAPPNAELPPGTDFGLLEGTASGKFGPIAWSPGQITLLIQRDAVERLQTAGVRGLLPCPTALRFRKKDPPELLELQIEPRSRLHPDCIPQDVPPPCTTCGRHGFSRPDEPILEAASLPTDSDLFRVGNFAPMLIGTERLMDAVQRLELEGITFRELPTR; this is encoded by the coding sequence ATGACCCGATTCTTCTGGATGCAGGAAGACGAGGTGGTCGCAGCAAAATACGGTGGCTACATTGAGGCGTCGCACAGGTGGGGGCTCCCCGGCGCACGGTGCCACGCGTGCGGTGCTACATGGAGCGACGTAGGCCACGAGTACCCATGCGTCGACCTGTCGCAATTGCCAGAGCGCGGCGAGTTCAAGATACCCAGGCCCGAGTCCTTCACGGAGTTCGCGCGCCTGCGCGAGCTGGTGCGCCCCCTGGCTCCTCCCAATGCCGAGCTGCCACCTGGTACTGACTTTGGGCTGCTGGAGGGCACTGCTTCTGGGAAGTTTGGCCCTATTGCATGGTCGCCAGGCCAGATCACTCTGCTCATTCAGCGGGATGCGGTGGAGCGGCTCCAGACAGCAGGTGTACGGGGCTTATTGCCCTGCCCGACAGCCTTGCGGTTCCGGAAGAAGGACCCGCCAGAGCTTCTAGAACTACAAATCGAGCCGCGCAGCCGCCTGCACCCGGACTGCATTCCGCAGGATGTGCCGCCACCATGCACCACCTGTGGGCGGCACGGCTTCTCTCGTCCGGACGAGCCCATCCTCGAAGCGGCATCCCTTCCCACAGACAGTGACCTGTTCCGCGTGGGCAACTTCGCTCCGATGCTCATCGGCACCGAGCGCCTCATGGACGCCGTGCAGCGCCTGGAGTTGGAAGGCATCACCTTCCGCGAGCTGCCCACTCGCTAG
- a CDS encoding ArsR/SmtB family transcription factor translates to MSAAIESLDVRSASRLFKALGDETRLRIVALLSHGELCVCHFESALGLTQSNTSRQLGVLKNAGIVEARRDGSWVYYRLAPQLDEVCKAQLKTLVSAFSKRDVLRADVERLLESRGPNACK, encoded by the coding sequence ATGTCCGCCGCGATTGAATCCCTGGACGTCCGCTCCGCCTCTCGACTCTTCAAGGCACTGGGGGACGAGACGCGCCTTCGTATCGTCGCGCTCCTCAGTCATGGGGAGCTGTGCGTCTGCCACTTTGAATCCGCGCTCGGGCTGACCCAGTCCAACACCTCCCGGCAGCTCGGAGTGCTGAAGAACGCTGGCATCGTCGAGGCCCGGCGTGACGGGAGCTGGGTCTATTACCGACTGGCCCCTCAGCTGGACGAGGTGTGCAAGGCACAGCTCAAGACGCTCGTGAGTGCCTTCTCCAAGCGGGACGTGCTTCGCGCGGATGTCGAGCGCCTGCTCGAGAGCCGCGGCCCCAACGCCTGTAAGTAG
- the ybaK gene encoding Cys-tRNA(Pro) deacylase produces MKTNAARLLDSLGVKYELRDYEVDPEDLSAETVAAKVGMPAEQVFKTLVARGDRTGVLMAVVPGNAELDLKALARLSGDRKVDTVPLKELQPLTGYVRGGCTAIGGKKDYPVYVDETLELFDVVAVSAGVRGTQLVLAPADYLRVTKAKTGPISRDKAS; encoded by the coding sequence GTGAAGACGAACGCCGCCCGGCTGCTGGACTCGCTCGGCGTGAAGTACGAGCTGCGCGACTACGAGGTGGACCCGGAGGACTTGTCCGCGGAGACGGTGGCCGCGAAGGTGGGCATGCCCGCCGAGCAGGTCTTCAAGACGCTGGTGGCGCGCGGCGACCGCACGGGCGTGCTGATGGCGGTGGTGCCCGGCAACGCGGAGCTCGACTTGAAGGCCCTGGCCCGGCTGAGCGGCGACCGCAAGGTGGACACCGTGCCCCTCAAGGAGCTGCAGCCGCTCACCGGCTACGTGCGCGGCGGGTGCACCGCCATCGGCGGCAAGAAGGACTATCCCGTCTACGTCGACGAGACGCTGGAGCTGTTCGACGTGGTGGCGGTGTCCGCCGGCGTGCGCGGCACGCAGCTCGTGCTGGCACCCGCGGACTACCTGCGGGTGACGAAGGCGAAGACGGGCCCCATCTCCCGCGACAAGGCGTCCTGA
- a CDS encoding zinc-binding dehydrogenase, which produces MKALPLPETMRALVLTAFDGRPESLRVETRPVPRPTARQVLVRMAASPINPSDMMFIRGMYGTRKPLPMVPGFEGSGTVVAAGGVTGRLMVGRRVACAAPADGEGLWSEYAVVGLSQCLPLRAHISDEQGSSLFVNPFTAWVLMERARAGKHAALAQTAAASALGRMLGVLARKAGIPMVHVVSRPEQVELLRKLGAEHVLSSHEPEFEERLRLMCQELQVSLAFDAVGGRLTGQLSQALVDGGTVIVHGLLSEQECRVHPRDFIFGDKKVEGFWMERWGKRGFGKEKLGAAMAVTAMVGRELQTPVRARLPLESAGEAVRIASSDMTAGKVLFVPGQGSAA; this is translated from the coding sequence ATGAAAGCCCTGCCCCTGCCCGAGACGATGCGAGCGCTGGTCCTCACCGCCTTCGACGGCCGGCCGGAGTCCCTGCGGGTGGAGACGCGGCCCGTGCCCCGGCCCACGGCGCGTCAGGTGCTGGTGCGCATGGCGGCGTCCCCCATCAACCCGTCGGACATGATGTTCATCCGCGGCATGTACGGGACGCGCAAGCCCCTGCCCATGGTGCCGGGCTTCGAGGGCAGCGGCACCGTCGTCGCCGCGGGCGGCGTCACCGGGCGCCTCATGGTGGGCCGGCGCGTCGCCTGCGCGGCCCCCGCTGACGGGGAAGGGCTGTGGTCGGAGTACGCGGTGGTGGGGCTGTCACAGTGCCTGCCGCTTCGCGCGCACATCTCCGACGAGCAGGGCTCGAGCCTCTTCGTCAACCCCTTCACCGCGTGGGTGCTCATGGAGCGCGCGCGCGCGGGCAAGCACGCCGCGCTGGCGCAGACGGCCGCGGCGAGCGCCCTGGGGCGGATGCTGGGGGTGCTGGCGCGCAAGGCCGGCATCCCCATGGTGCACGTGGTGAGCCGGCCGGAGCAGGTGGAGCTGTTGCGCAAGCTGGGCGCCGAGCACGTGCTGAGCAGCCATGAGCCGGAGTTCGAGGAGCGGCTGCGCCTGATGTGCCAGGAGCTCCAGGTTTCGCTCGCCTTCGACGCGGTGGGCGGCAGGCTCACCGGCCAGCTCTCGCAGGCGCTGGTCGACGGGGGCACCGTCATCGTCCACGGCCTGCTGTCCGAGCAGGAGTGCCGCGTCCACCCGCGCGACTTCATCTTCGGCGACAAGAAGGTGGAGGGCTTCTGGATGGAGCGCTGGGGCAAGCGGGGCTTCGGCAAGGAGAAGCTCGGCGCGGCCATGGCGGTGACGGCCATGGTGGGCCGCGAGCTGCAGACGCCGGTGCGCGCGCGCCTGCCGCTGGAGTCCGCGGGCGAGGCGGTGCGCATCGCCTCCTCCGACATGACGGCCGGCAAGGTGCTCTTCGTGCCGGGGCAGGGCAGCGCGGCGTAG